From the genome of Candidatus Saccharimonadales bacterium, one region includes:
- a CDS encoding citrate/2-methylcitrate synthase, which translates to MITIAKLRSMKNIQVISLGSHAGIIQSILDHDYLVGKKRPSITTIVANGRKQERYFWGESEIIIPVVPNLEKLSQEERDACQAIVNFQSARRVLSSIEQALEVLPNVKVATIFAEQTPERHSLELLNLAKSRDVLLVGPSSVGLLVPGVMKLGAIGGTQHARITDAGIITAGDTAVVSTSGGIVNELIHTVTSSGLGVSFALALGGDRYPLTSPAEAMLLAEADPATKRIVYFGELGGDDEYKIAELQRAGKLKKDIVAYIAGSVAELFETPPQFGHAKALAGNQDESASAKKAILKKSGTIVCNSFGDVAKNLRKYGGRFEPSEQTIGPRRRSLIVSHISGDRSGETQLLGDALLATIESQSIASLVLSLLLGQHVQSKRAIEFTDYVLRLLVDHGPYVSGAVNTIVAARAGKDLVSSLSAGLLTIGPRFGGAINAAAGNWLDGVKNEKTAAEFTESFARIGQAIPGIGHKKYRIDSPDPRVSALRKFAKNKNSDRYLVFALSVADVTTAKKDNLILNVDGVIAAIMLDILESELGYTEQQLSTLVDIEFFNALFVLSRSVGFTSHYLDQRRHDEGLLRLSSDDVRYIG; encoded by the coding sequence ATGATCACGATTGCCAAACTTCGCTCAATGAAAAACATCCAAGTAATTAGCTTGGGTTCTCATGCTGGTATCATTCAGTCGATCCTCGACCACGATTATTTAGTAGGAAAGAAAAGGCCAAGTATTACGACCATCGTGGCAAATGGCCGCAAACAGGAGCGTTATTTTTGGGGTGAGAGCGAAATCATCATTCCGGTTGTTCCAAATCTTGAAAAATTATCACAAGAAGAGCGCGACGCATGTCAGGCCATCGTGAATTTTCAGTCGGCTCGCCGCGTGCTTTCGTCGATCGAGCAGGCGCTTGAGGTGCTGCCTAATGTAAAAGTTGCGACTATTTTTGCCGAGCAAACACCCGAGCGTCACTCGCTTGAGCTACTTAATTTAGCAAAATCTCGTGATGTGCTTTTAGTCGGTCCATCATCAGTAGGCTTGTTAGTACCGGGTGTCATGAAACTAGGTGCTATCGGCGGCACACAACACGCACGCATTACCGATGCAGGCATTATTACCGCAGGGGATACGGCTGTAGTATCAACATCCGGTGGAATTGTAAATGAACTCATTCATACTGTTACCTCGTCCGGGCTCGGCGTTTCATTTGCCCTGGCCCTTGGGGGTGATCGCTATCCGCTTACTAGCCCAGCTGAGGCGATGCTGCTGGCAGAAGCCGATCCGGCTACCAAGCGCATCGTGTATTTTGGCGAATTAGGCGGCGATGATGAATATAAAATTGCTGAATTGCAGCGTGCTGGCAAGCTAAAGAAAGATATTGTGGCATATATCGCCGGAAGCGTCGCGGAGCTGTTTGAGACACCGCCGCAATTCGGTCACGCTAAAGCACTTGCGGGCAACCAAGACGAATCTGCCAGTGCGAAGAAGGCAATTTTGAAAAAAAGCGGAACCATCGTTTGTAATTCATTTGGCGATGTAGCAAAGAATCTTCGAAAATATGGTGGCAGATTCGAGCCCTCGGAGCAAACAATCGGCCCGCGACGTCGGAGCCTTATCGTCAGCCATATTTCTGGAGATAGAAGTGGCGAAACGCAGCTACTAGGCGACGCGCTTCTTGCAACGATCGAATCGCAAAGTATTGCCTCATTGGTCCTTTCGCTGCTGCTTGGTCAACACGTCCAATCAAAACGCGCCATCGAATTTACCGATTATGTTCTGCGCCTACTCGTCGACCACGGTCCGTATGTTTCTGGGGCAGTCAATACGATCGTAGCCGCCCGAGCAGGCAAGGACTTGGTCTCGAGCCTGTCGGCAGGTCTGCTTACTATCGGTCCTCGCTTCGGTGGCGCCATCAATGCGGCTGCGGGTAACTGGCTCGATGGTGTGAAAAACGAAAAAACCGCTGCCGAATTTACAGAGAGCTTTGCTCGCATCGGCCAGGCTATTCCGGGTATCGGTCACAAAAAATACCGAATTGATTCGCCCGATCCTCGTGTGAGTGCGCTTCGGAAATTTGCCAAAAATAAGAATAGTGACCGTTACCTTGTATTTGCCCTCTCGGTTGCGGATGTGACGACGGCAAAAAAAGACAATCTTATCCTTAACGTCGATGGGGTTATTGCGGCCATCATGCTCGATATCCTAGAGTCAGAACTTGGCTACACCGAGCAGCAACTTAGTACACTTGTCGATATCGAGTTCTTCAACGCA
- a CDS encoding ATP citrate lyase citrate-binding domain-containing protein, which translates to MPRRKLSEYRAKQIITKALGIPYEGWPIHLPSRDRDSAKIPQDDRRYVIKVDQAIKGRFKKGLVILDVKRNAIATSIKKLAGSGYEYFIVEPFVTHESGAERYISMAQTREGATLSYSDKGGVDIESNPGSVTTVKLDNVLNYQALSRETAIEETALRALIGVFTAPDNHLTFMEINPYFVADGTITVLDSAIEVDDAGQYFTTTWKGEDIRDSAILTKQEQVIHELDKKSASSFSLSVLNPNGAIFLLLSGGGASVAIADEVYNKGLGKMLANYGEYSGNPPLHEAYKYASQVLDLIIASRAPKKILFIGGAVANFTDVAATFAGVINALNEKAKQLQKQNLTVYVRRGGPNQEEGLKNMTACLKSLGIYGGVYDPSTSIPDALDKALKEFTS; encoded by the coding sequence GTGCCCCGTCGTAAACTTTCTGAATACCGCGCCAAACAAATCATTACCAAAGCTTTAGGAATACCTTATGAGGGGTGGCCAATTCACTTACCTTCCAGGGATAGGGATAGTGCAAAAATACCTCAGGATGATCGTCGATATGTAATAAAAGTCGATCAAGCTATCAAAGGCCGCTTTAAAAAGGGGCTTGTAATTCTGGATGTCAAACGAAATGCTATTGCAACAAGTATCAAAAAGTTGGCTGGAAGCGGCTATGAGTATTTTATTGTTGAACCGTTTGTGACGCATGAGAGCGGCGCTGAACGATACATTTCGATGGCCCAGACCCGAGAGGGCGCAACACTTTCGTACAGTGATAAAGGCGGTGTGGATATCGAATCTAACCCTGGCAGCGTAACGACTGTGAAATTAGACAACGTGCTTAATTACCAAGCGCTTTCGAGAGAAACGGCGATTGAGGAGACGGCACTTCGCGCACTTATCGGCGTTTTTACCGCACCCGATAATCATCTTACCTTTATGGAGATTAATCCCTATTTTGTAGCGGACGGCACTATTACAGTTCTCGATAGTGCGATCGAAGTGGATGATGCTGGTCAGTATTTTACAACAACGTGGAAGGGCGAGGACATCCGTGACTCGGCTATTCTGACCAAACAGGAGCAGGTTATACACGAGCTCGACAAGAAGTCCGCTTCTTCTTTTAGCCTTAGTGTGCTTAATCCCAATGGCGCTATCTTTTTGCTTCTTTCTGGGGGCGGCGCAAGCGTTGCGATTGCCGACGAAGTCTATAATAAAGGTCTAGGGAAAATGCTTGCCAATTACGGCGAATATAGCGGTAACCCGCCACTTCACGAGGCGTATAAATATGCGTCACAGGTACTTGATCTTATCATTGCGTCGCGTGCTCCTAAAAAAATTCTTTTTATCGGCGGAGCAGTAGCTAACTTTACAGATGTTGCGGCAACCTTTGCCGGGGTGATTAATGCGCTGAACGAAAAAGCAAAACAGCTCCAAAAACAGAACCTAACGGTTTACGTGCGTCGCGGCGGGCCAAACCAAGAAGAAGGTTTGAAAAACATGACCGCATGCCTGAAATCTTTAGGGATTTATGGTGGCGTCTACGACCCTTCCACGAGCATTCCTGATGCGCTAGATAAGGCATTAAAGGAGTTCACGTCATGA